ACAGCCCGGTGAAAAGTGAAAGCCTCCCCAGTGAATTTGCGAGGGAGGCTTTTTTGTCACGGTGAAACTCTGAGGGCTAATAGTAGCTAGCTATGCCGTTACAGCATGAAATACTTAATGGGAGTCGATGAAGGCACAACAGGGTGCAAGGCGGTATTATTTGATGAGGAAGGCAGGCAGATTTCAGACCGTGCTATAGGCTCAGGAGCTGGGCAGACGGGGACTCAGCTTATGGAACGTTGACCCCTGCGACATAATCACACTGGGGATTTTTCGGTATCAGTCGGGCGTATATGCCCGGTCTTACGTCAATATATACTTCACGGCCTCAAAGATTAATCTGTAGACATAATATAACCTGCTCATGCCGTACTTCTTGTGAATACCGTAAATCTCATCAAGCCGCCTTTTTGCCTCGCACAGACTCTTCTTTGTACTCATTCCCCCGAATGTGAAATTGCTGATTACCTTGTCGACCGGGATTAACTTTTTCCCGTCAACATAAAGATGAGTCGCAAAGTCAAAATCATCGTGCGAATTAATCAGCGGATAGGGATACTTCAGCAATATTTCACGGGACGCAAACGCCGCAGGGTGGCACCAGTGAGACGTTGACCAGAAGAGTCCGCGTTTTGCGTGCTTTATGATGTTCCCCTTCCCCGTGATAACGTTCAGGCTTCCCCACGCAAGGTCGTATTTCTCTCGCCCGTAAAGCTCCGCCATCGTCTGAACCGCGTCAGGCTCGTACCAGTCATCCGCGTTAATCTGCCCGACAATGACACCGTGAGCGAGTCGCGCTCCCTTGTTGAGAGCGTCATACATTCCCCGGTCAGGCTCGGAAATCACGCGCATGACTCTTCCCGGCCTCGCGCAGAATTTCTCCACATACGACTCCGCTATCATGGCCGTGTCGTCTTTCGAGGCTCCGTCAATCACAATGTACTCTATATTCTCGTATGTCTGACTCATAACGCTCTCTATTGTCCGCGATATAGTTGCCTCAGCATTATATGAGACAGTCAGAACTGTAACAGGCAGCGCGATTTTTATCACCTCATTTTGGATTCAATGCCGCGATTATAGCAGATTAGTTTTCCCGTTAATGTTGACATTTTAGAGTCTCTCTGCTAATCTTATCCGCGCTAAATCGTAATGGCACTCTTTGTGTGTGAGTGCTAAAATCATAACAGGAGGTGAAAAATCAAATGACGGAAAGGCAGTTAAGCATAATTCTTGCGGTAGTGTATGAGTACATAAAGACAGGAGAGCCGGCCGGGTCGCGCACGATTGTCCGAAAATACATAAAGGGACTCAGCCCCGCCACAATCCGCAACGAGATGGCAGACCTCGAAGAGATGGGATACTTCTATCAGCCGCATTCGTCATCAGGGAGGCTCCCTACAGCGAGGGCTTACCGGGTTTATGTCGACTCCGTAACGTCAAGGGCGCGGAATCATTCGCAGTCTGAAGACATAAAGCAGGAAATTCTCGGCAGCAAGAGCGGAATCGAGTCCCTTCTCAGGCACGTGACTCACCTTATGGCGCGCCTCACAAACTGTGTGGCGGTCGCGGCGGTTCCGGCACTTGAGAACGCAGAGATTCAGCACATCGACTTCATACTCATGGGAGGCAACAACATTCTTGCGCTGATTGTGCTTAAAGGCGGACTCGTCCATCATTCGCAGTTCACGCTTCCGTATGAGGTTGACGCGAAAACGCTTGAGGAGTTCAGCAGGAGGATTAACGCCTTTGCGGGCGGGCATTCGTGGAGCGAGGTCAAAGAGATTCTGTATCAGTACGCTTCATCGGGACTCACTGAGGCTGAGACTTCATGCAGGGACGCAATAAGGGAGCTTGACAGATTTTTGACGGAGCAGAATTACAAGTTTTTCAGCTCAGGCGCAAGGAATATTCTTGACTTACCGCAGTTTCAGACAGTCTCACGGATTCAGGCCGTCTTGAATCTCCTAGAGCAGGAAAAGCCCCTTGCCCAGATGATAGAGAAATGCCGCAAAAGCAAAGCCCTTAATATCACGCTTGGTGAGGAAAACGAAACCGAGGGCATGGAGGACAACGCAATGATCCTCATACCAGCGCGCCCCCGTCAGCAAAAAGCCGTGTTAGGTCTAATCGGGCCGCTGAGAATGGACTACGAGAAATCTATAAGCGTTCTTGAAACTGTAGCAGACATTCTTGACGAGGACTCATCAGGGAGGTGATGACATTGGACGAGGAAAAATTAGAGGAGGAAGAAGAAGCACAGCCGGAAATTACAGAGAATGACGAGCCGGAAGACTCCGAGTCCGACAAGCTGAAGAAAGAAATTGACAGCCTCAAAACGGAAATAAAAACAGTGAGGGCGGATTTCTTCAACTTCCGTCAGCGGACAATCAAAGAGCGTTCCGAGACTCGAACCCGCGCAAAAGAGGAAGCAGTAACAGAATTTTTGCCTGTTCTCGACAACTTAGACCGGGCATTGATGGCAAGCAGTGATGACCCCGCCGGAATCGTGAAGGGAGTCGAGATGGTACAGCGTCAGTTTGTCGGAGTTCTTGAGGGACTCGGAGTCAGCGTCATAAAGACAGACGGCGAAAAGTTTGACCCCTCACTTCATGACGCAACAGGCACGGAGAATGTTGATGACCCCTCGCTTGACGGCGTTATAGTCGCGGAAGTCCTCAAAGGCTACAGGACAAAAGACAGGGTTTTGCGCCCGGCAAAGGTCATAGTCGGCAAAAAAACAGGTGAATAGTGTGAAGATCGGCATAATCGGAGCTATGGACTCTGAAGTGAGCCTGCTCAGGGAAGCAATGAATATCACCCGCGAAACAGTCAAAGCCGGAATGATTTTCACCGAGGGGAAATTAGGCGGCAATGAGGCAGTAATCGCAAAATGCGGAATGGGCAAGGTCAACGCGGGAGTCTGTACGCAGATTCTGATTGACACTTTCGGCGCGACTCACATCATCAACACGGGCGTTGCAGGGGCATTGAATGACAGTCTCAACATCGGCGACATTGTAGTGTCCGTTGACGCGGTGCAGGATGATTTTGACGTAACGCACATAGGCTTCAGGGCCGGGGAGATTCCCTACACGGGGAAAATTGCGTTTGAGGCTGACGGGGCATTAAGGGCGGAAGCTGTCGGGCTGTTCACGCTGTCGCACCGGGGGTGAATGTCATCGAGGGGCGTATTTGCTCCGGGGATCAGTTCCACTCAAAGCGGGAAATTTTTGACGCGATAATTTCAGCGTTCAAAGGGGACTGCATAGAGATGGAAGCGGGCGCGATAGGGCAGGTTTGCTGCCTGAATGATATACCGTTCGTTTCAGTCCGGGCAATTTCTGACAAAATCGGAACGCCTGTTGAGGATTACAAGAAAGTTGAGGCCGATATAGCAAGGTTATGCGCCTCAGTAACAAAATATATGGCAGAAAATTTACACATGTAGAAGGAGACAATATAAACATGGCTAAAGTAGTTGGAATAGATTTAGGCACAACAAATTCATGCATAGCGGTTCAGGAAGGCGACCAGACAACAATAATCGCAAACAACGAGGGAGCAAGGACGACTCCTTCTGTGGTAGCGTTCACGAAAGACGGCGAAAGGCTCGTGGGACAGCTCGCGAAACGTCAGGCAATCGTCAACGCAGACCGCACAATAATGTCAATCAAGCGCGAAATGGGAACGGATTACCGCGTAACAATTGACGGCAAGAAATATACTCCCCAGGAAATCTCAGCGATGATTCTACAGAAGCTCAAACGCGACGCGGAAGACTATCTCGGCGAAACTGTAACGCAGGCAGTAATCACAGTGCCGGCATATTTCACGGACGCACAGAGACAGGCCACAAAGGACGCAGGGACTATCGCCGGGCTTGAAGTTCTCCGTATCATCAACGAGCCTACAGCGGCCTGCCTTGCTTACGGCGAAAACAAGAAGGACGAGCACAAAATTCTTGTGTTTGACTTGGGCGGAGGAACGTTTGATGTAAGTATTCTTGATGTCGGCGAGGGAGTGTTCGAGGTTCTTGCGACTGCGGGCGATAACAGGCTCGGCGGTGATGACTGGGACAACAGGATAGTAGAATGGATGTCGGCTGAGTTCAAGAAAGCAGAAGGCATTGACCTGTCAAAAGACTCAATGGCCATGCAGAGACTCAGAGAAGCCGCAGAGAAGGCAAAAATTGAGCTGTCCAACATGACCGAGACAACAATCTCACTTCCCTTCATTACGGCGAATCAGACCGGCCCGAAACATTTGGAGATGAAATTGACGCGGGCGCAGTTCGAGAGCATGACGGCAGATCTTCTTGACCGCACAATCAAGCCGACACAGAGAGCATTGCAGGATTCCGGCCTCAGCGCGTCAGAAGTCGACAAAATATTACTGGTAGGCGGATCAACACGTATGCCGATGGTGCAGAAGAAAATTGTTGACCTTCTCGGCAAAGAACCCACAAAGGGAATCAACCCGGATGAATGCGTCGCAGCAGGAGCCGCCATTCAGGGCGCAATCCTCAAGGGGGATCACAAAGACATAGTGCTTGTTGACGTTACGCCGCTGACTCTGGGTATTGAGACGCTCGGCGGAGTCATGACAAAGATGATTGAGCGCAACACCGCAATCCCCGCGCAGGCTTCGCAGGTCTTCACGACAGCAGCGGACAATCAGCCGCAGGTTGAGATAGCTGTCTTCCAGGGCGAAAGGCCAATGGCGCAGGACAATGTGAAGCTCGGACAGTTCACGCTTGACGGAATCGCCCCCGCTCCGAGAGGAATACCGCAGATTGAGGTAACGTTCAACATTGATACGAACGGTATACTCAACGTTTCAGCAAAGGACAAGGGAACAGGCAAGGAGCAGAAAATCACTATACAGTCGTCCAACCTGTCAAAAGATGACATCGAGCGCATGAAGAGAGACGCGGAAGACCACGCCGCCGATGACGAAAAGAAACGCGCCAGCGCAGAGGCAAAGAACGAGGCAGACGCGGCAGTGTTCCAGGCAGAAAAGTTAATGCGGGACTTAGGCGAGAAAATGACCCCGGAAGAGAAAGGCCGGGTCAACACGAAAATTGACGCGCTCAAGAAAGCAATTGAGTCCAACGATGAAGCCGGAATGAAGTCGGGCAAAGATGACCTCACGAAAACAATGCAGGAGTTCGGCGCAAGGCTCTATCAGCAGGCAGGCCCGAATCCGAACGCGAATCCCAATGCGGGCGCGAATCCGGGACATCAGGCAAATGACAATGACACAGTAGACGCGGAGTTCAGCGACAAAAATTAGTGTAAATTGACATAATCCCCGCGCCTATCGCGGTATGTGTGGCAGTTAGGACTTTCCCATTCCCCTATCTTCAAGTCCTTTACTGCCTTATTTTTATCTTACTCCGCAAGAAGACTCCCCGCATTGGCAAAAAATTCAGGAATCGCGCTGACAGCATGGCCGAGAAACAGTGAAGCCCCTCAACGAAAGCAGGGACGCTCCTACACTCAGAAGCAATCCCCGCCCAAAATACAACGCAGAAATTATTGTGTGATGTTCAGCCGTCAAACCGCCGCAGGAAATTTTGCTCCCTGCGACTCTCCGTCATGTATCTGCCTCAGAATCTCTACGGCAACTTCAAGAGCCTTCTTGCCGTCCCCGCCCCCTACAACAGGCTGCTTATGTTCCCTCACGCACCGCACGAAATCGGCAAGCTCCAACTTCAGCGGCTCGCTTTTCGGGAAAACGGGAGTCTCTCTGATCTCTACCTGGCCTTCAGGATTGTTCACGCACCGCGAAATCTGCACCGTCTGAAGCTCATAGTTCACCGTAATCTGTCTCTCGCGCTCGACAACCTCAAGCTGTCTGCATTTCTTCTGTGCGCACCTCGATGTCAGTATATGCGCCAGTGTCCCGTCCTCAAACGTTATGTGAGCGTCGGCAATGTCTTCATGCTCCGTGAAAACACATGCCCCCGTCGCGGCAATCCTCGCGATTCTTGACGGAACAAGGGACATCACTATGTCGATGTCGTGAATCATAAGGTCAAGAACGACTCCTACATCATTGATTCGCGGCGTGAATGGTGCTGTGCGCCTCGCGTCAAGATATACGGGGCGGCAGGGTATCTGTGATATGTAGCGTATTGCGCTGTTGAAGCGTTCAATGTGGCCGACCTGAAGCACGAGATTCTTTTTGTCGGCAAGCTCTAATAATTCTCCGGCCTCTGAAGGTTTCACAGTTACAGGTTTTTCGACAAGGACGTGAATCCCGGCCTCAAGTGCTTTCTTTGCGATTTCGTAGTGCTGGCTCGTCGGGACAACTACCGATATTGCGTCAGGCGATTTTCGGGTGATTAATTCGTCAAGTGAGCCGTAAGCAGGGACTCCGAGATGTTCGCCGATGAATCTTGCCCGGTCTATGTCGCTGTCGGCAACCCCTACAAGCTGTGCGTCAGGAAGCTCCGTGTATATCCTCGCATGATGCTGGCCTAAATGCCCTACACCTATAACCGCTACTTTCTTTGTCATGATTTGCGAATCCTTCCCCTTGTGAAAAATATCTCTATTGTTACTTATCACAAAATACGTAATTTTTGTGGCACGGAAATTTTCATGATTATATTTTTTTCTCACTGACTTTGCAAATTCGGCGGTGTGGTATCATAAATCAAAATCCCAAATCAGAGAGAGTGAATCATTATGACAAAACAGGAAATCCTCGCGAAAGTCAAAGAGTTAATCGCGGCTCCGTCAGTCTGCAAAAGTATAAAGTCAGCGGCAGAGTCCTACGTCAAGAATCAGGACAGAGAATCGGCGGAGGCTCTCGTGAAAGCTCTTGAGGCTGATGTACGCTCGGTGGACGAACTTATAGGGCTTTGCGAATCTGAGTCGGGCGCAAAATTTTTCGGAGCTGAGAAAGCCAAAGCTATGGCGGAACAAGCAAGGGAGTCAAAAACTAAGGGCAACAAGTACTGCATATGCCCCGCGTGCCAGGCAGGAGGACTCATCTGGGAAAACAGGCAGGCACTGTAGCACATAGGCGCAAAAATCCCGCTGTTTGTATTATAATTTCCCGTAACAATATCCCGGTACAAATTGCACAGCTTTATTCATATCACACAGAAAGGAAGCACACAGTCATGAAGGAATTTACGTACACCATCACCGACCCTGTAGGCATCCACGCACGCCCCGCCGGACTCCTCGTCAAAGAGGCAAAGAACTTCAAGAGCACAGCAACATTCATCAAAGGCGAGAAGTCAGCAAAAGCAACCGCCCTCATGAAGCTCATGGGAATGGGAATCAAGCAGGGTGATGAAGTCCTCGTGAGAATCGAGGGGGAAGACGAAGAAGCCTGCGCCGCCGCCTTGGAGAAGTTCATGAAGGAGAATTTCTAGTGCCATGAAAACCTTCAAAGGCACGAAAATCGTAAACGGGATAGCAATCGGCAAAATAAAAATCTACAAGGCTCCCGTCTACGAAATAAGTGAGGAGCTTGTCAGCGACATTTCAGCGGAGTTAGCGCGTTTCGAGGCCGCCCGCGTCAAAGTTCAGGAGGATCAGAACGCACTTTATGACAAAGAAATGAAAGCCGGACATAAGGACACCGCCGGAATATTCGAGGCTCACGCAATGATGCTTGACGATGAGGACACCCTCATAGACCCGTGCAAAGAGATCATGGCCGAGGGTCATACAGCAGAATACGCCGTGAGAGAAGCATTTGACGAGGCCGCAAAGCAGTTCAGCGAAATGGAAGATGAATACTTCCGGGCAAGAAGCGCGGATGTTGTCGACCTCAAAAACTCAATGCTTGATGTGTTGTTCGGTGCTGACACTTCAAGCCTTCAGGGGACAGAACCCGCCATCCTCGTAGCGGAAGATTTAGCCCCCTCCGAAACCGTCAAGCTCGACAAGTCTTTACTTCTTGGACTCGTTACACGTCTCGGAAGCTCCAACAGCCACACCGCAATTTTAGCCCGCTCTATGAACTGGCCGACTCTGATTCAGTGCCATGATATAGCAGACGATTGGGACGGAAAATTTGCCATTCTTGACGGCTACAACTCCTGCATTTACATTGAGCCGGAGCAGAAAATCATTGACGAGCTTTCAGCAAAGCAGGCCGAGGACAAGCGCAAAGAAGAGGAATTGCAGAAGCTCAAAGGACAGCCCAGCGTTACAAAAGACGGCAGGAAAGTCAAACTTTACGCCAACATAGGCGGGCCGAAAGACGTTAAAGCCGTAATCGAGAATGACGCAGAGGGAGTCGGCTTGTTCCGCTCGGAGTTCGTTTACCTCAACAGCAAGACAGACCCGACAGAGGAAGAGCAGTTCAAAGCGTACAAGCAGGTGCTTGAGGGACTCGCGCCCCGTATGGTAATCATAAGAACGTGCGACATTGGCGCGGATAAGACAATCGACTATATGAATCTCGACAAAGAAGAGAATCCCGCGCTCGGTTTCAGGGCTGTGCGAATCTGCCTTACCCGGCCGGATTTCTTCAAGCGTCAGTTACGCGCACTGCTCCGGGCTTCAGCGTTCGGCAATCTCGGTATCATGTTCCCGATGATAATATCCCGCTGGGAAGTCGTGAAATGCAAGGAGATTCTGAACGAGTGCAAAAAGGAGCTTGAGTCGGAGGGCGTGAAGATTGGCGAGTACCAAATCGGTATAATGATAGAGACACCCGCCGCGGCTTTGTGCGCTGACGAATTAGCCGAGGAGGTTGACTTCTTCTCGCTCGGAACGAACGACTTGACGCAGTACACGTGCGCTATTGACCGACAGAGCGCGAGTCTTGAGCCTTTCGCCAACACACATCACCCCGCTGTTCTCAGGCTCATACGCGAAACAATAGAGGCAGGACACCGCCATAACACATGGGTGGGAATCTGCGGTGAATTGGGAGCTGACCCGACATTGACGGAAGATTTCCTGAAATGGGGAGTCGATGAGCTTTCAGTCAACCCGAAAAGCATTTTACCCCTGCGCGGAAATGTGCGGAATGTTGACCTGTCGAAATACAAAACTGAATCCCCGAAAGCTGAGGAAAAGCCCGAAACAGTACAGGCACCCAAGCAGAAGGGATTTTTTGGGAGGTTGTTTAGCTAGATGTTATACGGAGCATTAGAGGCCGGCGGAACAAAAATGCTTTGCGCTGTCGGCAACGAAAACGGACAAATATTAGATCAGGAGTCAATTCCTACAACGACACCTGACGAGACTATGCCGAAAATCATCGAGTACTTCAAAGCAAAAGTATCGCCAGATCTCCCGGAGGAAGACAGAATTACAGCTCTCGGAATCGCCTGCTTCGGGCCTGTTGACGTGAGGCCGAAATCGAAAACTTACGGCAACATCCTCAACACACCCAAAATTCCGTGGCGCAATTATCCCATCCTCACAACGCTGAAAGACGCGCTGAATATTCCCGTCAGCATTGACACGGACGTGAACGGCTCACTTCTCGGCGAGGCTACATGGGGCTGCGCTCAGGGACTCACGGACGCGGTATATTTCACCATCGGCACAGGGATCGGAATGGGCGCGATGTCAGGCGGAAATCTCATTCACGGAATGCTTCACCCGGAGGCAGGTCATCTCTTCATGGTGAGGGTTGACGGCGACGACTACAAGGGACACTGCCCCTCGCACGGAGCCTGCTTTGAGGGAATGGCAAGCGGCCCTGCTGTTCAGGAACGCTGGGGCAAACCGGGCAAGGAACTCGCCGACATGCCGGAGGTCTGGGAGCTTGAAGCGAAATATATCGCACAGGCATTGACGGACATCACTATGGTGTTAAGCCCGCAGAAAATCATACTCGGAGGCGGAATCATGAGCCAGACTCAATTGTTCCCGCTCATCAGGAAATATCTTGCGGAATACATCAACAATTACATCGACACAAAGGAACTCCGCAACATGAACGCTTACGTGTCGCCCGCAGCCCTCAACGGAAATCAGGGCATAATGGGCGCATTGAAGCTCGCTGCAATGGCGGCGGAAGAATAATATCCCGGACAAAATACAATCCCTGCCCTTTTTGCTGACACGGGGCGGGGATTCTCCATTCAGCACAGGGCAATTCTTACAGAGAGGAAAATTCTTATGGCTGACGAACCAGTGAAAAAAGAAGTAAATCAGGATTTCAGAGATATTGACGTAGAGTCGCTCGGCGAGGAGCATATCAATCTTGTGTTCAAGCTGGGACTTGAGAATTTCGGCGTTGATGTGAACATGGTGCGCGAGATTGTGCGCGTTCCGTCATTCATCACTAGAGTCCCGAACGCACCCGCATATATACGCGGAGTCATTAATCTGCGCGGGACGATTGTGCCGGTTTTCGACATGCACATGAAAATAGGCATGGCCGGACATCCCCTCACAGATGAGGCGCGTATAGTCGTTATCTCCGTCAATGAAGTAACATTCGGAATGATAGTAAATTCTGTGCGGGAAGTGCTGACGATATATGACTCACAGCTTGAAGTAGCAACGAAATTGTCATCAGCGATAGATCGCCGCTATGTCTTATGGGTGGCCAAGCCTGCTGATGACAGGCTAATATTGCTTCTTGACGTGTCTAACCTGTTTGAGCTTGACCAGATTTTAGAGGACAGCGAGTAATTCATATGCGTAAAATTTTACTGGGCGCGTTTTTCGTGATTTTCGTGATGACGTTATGCGCGTCCGCATTTGCTGATGCGGTTCTCTACAGGGGGCAGGACAATATCGGGGCTGTTCCTTCTGTCGACAACAATTCGCAGCTGTGTGTTTCTGTTGAGGACACCGGGCGGATTTTCGGGTTCAAGTCAAAGCGCAAGGATGACGAGCTTACACTGACGCGGGGAAATGCGGTTATCCGTGTCGCGCTTGGCTCTGCGGCGGGGTGGAGAGGGTATGCGATTGTCCCGTTATACTCTGCGCCGTTCGAGAAGGACGGAAAATTCTGGCTGGACTCTCATAGTGTCGCGGCATTGTTTCAGGCTTTAGCGGGGAGAGGAGTCGAAAACCGTCTCAGGTTCGCGAAAATTTCAGGCTACACCGCCTCGCGCCCCGGCGATTTCGGGCAGTTCAGCGGGACTCAGACTACCGCGCAGACTCCTACAGTAACCCCGCAATCACCCACAGCGCAGACTCCGCAAGTGCCATCATCACCGACTCCGACTCCGCAAGCCGCAAGAGTCCCCGCAGCGACTCCGGCAGTCCCGACAGCCACACCGCAGACTCCTTCTGTCCCGGAGCCGTCCGAAACTGTCGCAAAAGAACCTGAGACTCCCGCAAAGGCTGAAGATGACATAGACCTTGACGCGATATTATTGGAGGCACTGCGCGAAAGGACTCAGGCCGAATCAGCCCAGACTGCCTCGCAGGACATACAGCCCTCACAGCCGCAGACAGCAAAGCTCCCGGAAAAATCATCACAGCAGACAATCACAGAGCCTTCACAGACAGAACAGCCCGAAAAGCTCCCGGAAAAATCATCACCCAAGAAACACGCCGGAAAGCCTCAGCCCCGTATGCAGATATTTGAGCCGGGCGACTCGAAATCAGAGAGAGGCAGCAACTACAGCGGAGTGATTCAGGGCATACGATGGACATCACAGGAAGGCACAAACAAGAAAATCCGCGCCGTAATCATGGCCGGTGAAGAGTCAGATCCGCAGGTCTATATGGATAACGGGAAACTTCACGCGCTGTTTGAGTCAAGCCTCGAAAACTCAAAGAGCATCGCTTCTCCGTTTGCCGAAAATATCAAAGCCGAAATCAAATCCGCCTCCGATGGCGTTGATTTAGTGTTCACGCCAAAGGGAATCACTAAGGCCGAAAAGCTCGTGCTGAATAATCCCCGCCGTATAGTGTTCGATTTCTTTTACCCGGAGGACGCGAACATAATCGGCACTGCACCAAAGCCAGCACCCGAAAATATACGCCTTCCCGGGCAGGTGTCAGAGACTCAGACAGCGCAGACTCCTTCCGCGCCTGACCCGGAAATTACCGCTGACCCTAAGCCCGAACCCCCCGCCAAACTCCCCGCGGTCATGACCCCTCCCAGCACTATCACAATTCCCACAAGCCCGCAGGCCGCTCAAAGGTTAGGCCGAATCAACAACGGCAGGAAAACTGTCGTAATTGATCCAGGGCACGGAGGAAAAGACCCCGGCGCAATGGACAACGGAGTCCGCGAAAAAGATGTGAATCTCGCTGTCGGACTCGAACTGAAACGCGCTTTAACCGAAAAAGGCTACAACGTCGTAATGACAAGGGACACAGATATTTATCTCAAGCTACAGGAACGCACAGACATAGCCAATAATGTCGGAGCTGATTTGTTCGTAAGCGTTCACGTAAACGCCCTGCCAAACAAGAAATCAATGACGGGATTCGAGATTTATATCATGGCTCTTCCTACAGACAAGGACGCAATGAACCTCGCGAAAGCCGAGAACCGCGAATATGTCGAGGGCAAAGGAATGGACACAGAGAACGTAGACAGGAAAACAGAAATGCTCCTGCGTATATTGGGCGACCTTCAGCAGAACAACAAAATTTCCGAGAGTACAGATTTTGCGGCCATGCTCTACAATGCCGGAGTGAGAAGCGGACTCCCGATGAGACGAGTCGCGCAGGCTCCTTTCTTTGTGTTACGTGGCGCGGGAATGCCGGCGGTCTTGCTTGAGATAGGATTCGTAACAAACGCAAACGAGTCCCGGATTCTTACGACACCGCAATACCAGCAGAGAATAGCGGCCGCGATGTCTGAAGGAATCGCAAACTACATAAAGTGATACAGGAAGGTGATAATTCATGCCGCCTTTAAGACGAAATGACACAGGAAGACCGATTCCCAACAGGCGCAGGCAGGCACAGCAGGCTATGGCAGAAGCGGAAGCACGCAGGCGCATTCTTCAGCACAAAAAGCCGAGACCGCTCCCGCAGGATTATGACGAGGAAAAACCGACTCCGCTCCTCCT
This genomic window from Synergistaceae bacterium contains:
- a CDS encoding ROK family protein; translated protein: MLYGALEAGGTKMLCAVGNENGQILDQESIPTTTPDETMPKIIEYFKAKVSPDLPEEDRITALGIACFGPVDVRPKSKTYGNILNTPKIPWRNYPILTTLKDALNIPVSIDTDVNGSLLGEATWGCAQGLTDAVYFTIGTGIGMGAMSGGNLIHGMLHPEAGHLFMVRVDGDDYKGHCPSHGACFEGMASGPAVQERWGKPGKELADMPEVWELEAKYIAQALTDITMVLSPQKIILGGGIMSQTQLFPLIRKYLAEYINNYIDTKELRNMNAYVSPAALNGNQGIMGALKLAAMAAEE
- a CDS encoding purine-binding chemotaxis protein CheW translates to MADEPVKKEVNQDFRDIDVESLGEEHINLVFKLGLENFGVDVNMVREIVRVPSFITRVPNAPAYIRGVINLRGTIVPVFDMHMKIGMAGHPLTDEARIVVISVNEVTFGMIVNSVREVLTIYDSQLEVATKLSSAIDRRYVLWVAKPADDRLILLLDVSNLFELDQILEDSE
- a CDS encoding N-acetylmuramoyl-L-alanine amidase, giving the protein MRKILLGAFFVIFVMTLCASAFADAVLYRGQDNIGAVPSVDNNSQLCVSVEDTGRIFGFKSKRKDDELTLTRGNAVIRVALGSAAGWRGYAIVPLYSAPFEKDGKFWLDSHSVAALFQALAGRGVENRLRFAKISGYTASRPGDFGQFSGTQTTAQTPTVTPQSPTAQTPQVPSSPTPTPQAARVPAATPAVPTATPQTPSVPEPSETVAKEPETPAKAEDDIDLDAILLEALRERTQAESAQTASQDIQPSQPQTAKLPEKSSQQTITEPSQTEQPEKLPEKSSPKKHAGKPQPRMQIFEPGDSKSERGSNYSGVIQGIRWTSQEGTNKKIRAVIMAGEESDPQVYMDNGKLHALFESSLENSKSIASPFAENIKAEIKSASDGVDLVFTPKGITKAEKLVLNNPRRIVFDFFYPEDANIIGTAPKPAPENIRLPGQVSETQTAQTPSAPDPEITADPKPEPPAKLPAVMTPPSTITIPTSPQAAQRLGRINNGRKTVVIDPGHGGKDPGAMDNGVREKDVNLAVGLELKRALTEKGYNVVMTRDTDIYLKLQERTDIANNVGADLFVSVHVNALPNKKSMTGFEIYIMALPTDKDAMNLAKAENREYVEGKGMDTENVDRKTEMLLRILGDLQQNNKISESTDFAAMLYNAGVRSGLPMRRVAQAPFFVLRGAGMPAVLLEIGFVTNANESRILTTPQYQQRIAAAMSEGIANYIK